GCCCAGCGAAACCAGATGATCCGTGGCCAGCATGGAAATGCTGGCTTCATCCACCCGGATGGTGTGGGTCCCGGGCAGCGGGCCGCCAATGGCGACAATCGGCTTGCCAACAGCATGCAGCTGGGCGAGTTCCTCGTCGGTGAGTTTCAGGGCCACCGCTATGACGGCGTCGAGCCTCTTGCGGCGCAGCATCTCCGTCAACACGCTCTCGCGGTGACCCGGACCGTCGCTGGTGTTGTACAGCGTGAGATCGTAGCCGGCATCAATGAGCGCAGCAGCAGCACCTTCGAGAACCTGGGAGAAATACCAGCGACCCACGGTGGGCATGACAATTCCGATGTTGCGGCTTCGTCCCGAGGCCAGCGACGACGCGTTGTAGGACAGGACGTATCCCAGCTCATCGGCGGCTGCTTGGACCCTGCGGCGGGTGGATTCGGACACTTTGCCGTTGCCGCTGAGGGTGCGAGAGACCGTTGCCGATGAAACTCCGGCACGTGCGGCCACATCTTTGATGCCTGCCACGGTTCTCCTCGGATCGGCTTCTGCGGGGCTGGCGGCTTGGCCGGCCAGGTCAGACGGGCCGGCCGGAAGCCGGCAGTGAAACATTTTTGCGGCACCGGGCCAGGCCCGGTGCCGCAGGAATTAGCTTAGCCGGAGCCAGACGGCGTGGTTGGGCGCCAGGATTCCTCCGGCGGCAGCCCCCGCTTCGCTGGCGACCAGCACCTCGCCCGCAGGAAGGTCAACAGGCTCGCTGCCCATGTTGAGCACCACCAGGACATTGCCGTTGAGGAAGGCAACAACTGATTCGCCGTCGACGTCGGGCCACCACGCCAGCGAACCGGCGCCCAGGGCATACTCCCGGCGGACCGCCAGCGCACTGCGGTACAGGTTTAGCGTTGATGCCGGATCCTCACGCTGGGCGTCCCGGGCCAGCAAGGCCCAGTCGGCAGGCTGGGGGAGCCAGGCCGCGCCGGTGCTGCTGAAGCCGAAGCTGTCCGACGCCGCGTGCCACGGCAGCGGAACACGGCAGCCGTCGCGGCCCAGCCGAGCCCCGCCCGTGCGGTGATAGCTGGGGTCCTGGCGGAAGTCATGCGGCATGGTGGTGTGGTCCGGAAGGCCCAGTTCTTCACCCTGGTACAAATAAACGCCGCCGGGCAGGGCTAGCATCAGCAGCGATGCTGCGCGGGCACGGGACAGCCCGAGTTCGTAGTTGGGCTGCGGATCCTCCGGGCCCAGGCCGTCACCGGGACGCTCCTGGTGGCCTTCGATGCCGAACCGTGTGGCATGGCGGACGACATCGTGGTTGGACAGCACCCACGTGGTGGGCGCACCCACCTTGTCGAAGGCCTCCAGGGAGGAGCCGACGACGTGGCGCACGGCACCGGCGTTCCACTCGTGGTTGAGGTAAGCGAAGTTGAAGGTCTGATGCATCTCGTCGGAGCGTACCCAGTCGGAAAGACGGTCCAGCGGATCGATGGTGGCCTCGGCACACAGGACGCGTTCGCCGTCGTACTCGTCCAGCAGCTTGCGCCACGAACGGAAGATGTCGTGGACCTCCGGCTGGCCGAACATCGGAGCCTCGTGTCCCGGGAAACCTTCGGAGGAGCAGCCGTCAGCACGGCCGCCCCAGTCCGGGAGATCGGACTTCTTGATGAGGGCATGGGCAACGTCCACGCGGAAACCGCCGACGCCGCGGTCCAGCCAGAAGCGCAGCACGCGCTCAAACTCCGCGCGAACGGCAGGGTTGTCCCAGTTGAAGTCGGGCTGGCTGGAGTCAAAGAGGTGCAGGTACCACTGGCCGGGGGTACCGTCCGTGTTGTTGGTGCGGGTCCAGGCCGATCCGCCGAAATGGGACTGCCAGTTGTTGGGCGGAGCGTCACCGTTTTCACCGGCTCCGTCGCGGAAAATGAACATGTCACGCTCGGGGGAATTCGGCGGAGCCGCCAGCGCCGCTTGGAACAGGGCGTGTTCGTTGGAACAGTGGTTGGGCACCAGGTCCACGATGATCCGGATGCCGTGGCCGGAAGCCGCGTCAACAAGGGCATCGAAATCGTCCAGCGTTCCGAACAGGGGATCGACGGAGCAGTAGTCGGCGACGTCGTACCCGGCGTCATTCTGCGGAGACCGGTAGAACGGTGAAAGCCACAGCGCATCAATGTCCAGCTCGGCGAGCGACGCCATCTCGGCGGTGATGCCGGGCAGGTCGCCGATGCCGTCACCGCTCAGATCGCGGAAGGAGCGCGGATAGACCTGATAGATGACCGACGAGCGCCACCACTGGCGGTCATGCTCACTGGAGGCAGCGTGAAGGGGGACGAGGGCGGGGTTGGCATCGGGGCCAGGGCTGGAGATAACGTCGCTGAGCATGGGTGCCATCCTAGGGGCACGGACGGCGATAAATGAAAACGCTTACACAGTACGTTCCGACGCTAAGAGTGCTGATAATTCGAAGTAATTCTCCCGAACAGCGATGCGGAAACGGTTCCCCACCCGGTCATGCACTGTGATCCAAATCTGTGATTGGACGCACACGGTGTACGCGCTTACACTTTCTCCATACTTAGGTCCCGACGGAGACTCTCCGTTTGCTCCTGTTCCCTGCGCTGCACAGCTCAGGGAGGACTCGGGCGCTGCCTGAGACAGCCTGACACCATTGAAAATCTAGGAGAGGTACACCAATGAAGGTGCACACCACGGGTACGACGGCGTTTGGCCGCCGTTCCTTCGCTCTCGGGGCCGTTTCGGTCACCGCTGCCCTTGTCCTCAGCGCCTGCGGCGGCGGCGACGCTGCCGAAAGCTCGGACTCCACGGACCTGGCCAGCGCCGGCGCCACCACCCTCACCATGTGGGTTGACGCTGAGCGTTCTCCGGCCCTGACTGACGTCACTGCTCAGTTCAAGGAAGACACTGGCATCGAAATCAAGCTGGTGACCAAGGACTTCGAGCAGGTCTCTGATGACTTCATCACCCAGGTTCCCACCGGCAAGGGCCCGGACCTGATCGTCGGCCCGCACGACTGGCTGGGCAAGTTCGTCCAGAACGGCGTGATTGCGCCGATCGAGCTTGGCGACAAGGCGGCAGACTTCCAGGAATCCTCCGTCGCGGCCATGACGTATGAGGGCAGCACCTACGGCGTTCCCTACTCCATCGAAAACATTGGCCTGCTGCGCAACGCCGACCTGGTTCCCGAACCGGCAACCACCATGGACGAAGTCATCGCCAACGGCAAGGCTGCCGTCGAAAAGGGTGCCGAGTTCCCGTTCCTGGTGGGCATGGATCCCAAGCAGGGCGATCCGTACCACCTGTACCCGTTCCAGACTTCCATGGGCGTACCCGTCTTCGGAACTGACGAGACCGGCGGCTACGACGCCTCCAAGCTGGAGCTGGGCAACGAAAACGGCGCGGCCTTCGCCGCCAAGGTGAAGGAATGGGGTGAGGGCGGAGCAGGCATCCTGAACTCCAACATCACCGCAGACATCGCCAAGGAAAAGTTCAACGCCGGGGCCTCCCCGTACTTCCTGACCGGCCCGTGGAACGTGCCGCTGGCCCAGGAAGCCGGAATCAACGTCGTCGTCGACCCGCTTCCCACCACCGGTGACCAGCCCGCCCAGCCCTTCATTGGCGTCAACGGCTTCTTCATCAGCTCCAAGAGCCAGAACTCCCTGGCCGCCACTGAGTTTGCCTTGAACTATCTGACCACCGAGGCCGTGCAGGACGCCATGTTCGAAGGCGGCGGACGTCCGCCGGCCCTGACCGCATCGTTTGAGAAGGCTGCAGAAGATCCGATCGTCGAAGCCTTCGGCAAGATCGGCGCCGACGGCGTCCCCATGCCGGCCATTCCGGAAATGGGCGCCGTCTGGGCTGACTGGGGCGGCACTGAACTCGCCCTGATCAAGGGCCAGGGCGATCCCGCAGAATCCTGGGCAAAGATGGTCAGCAACGTCGAAGCCAAGATCGCCAAGTAGTCCGGCATCAGCCGCACCTGAGATAGACACGTCCGCCGGCGCCTTCGCCGGCGGACAAGGTATCCGGGCCGGGACGCCGCCAGTTTTCTGAGCGGCGTCCCGGCCCGAACCGGTTCAAGGAGAACCCCGATGGTTGACCAGCTGGACACCCCTGTCCGCTCCCGCACTCCCGCAGCGCAGAAGAAACCCCGCCGCAGCCCGGATTCAACAGCAGGCCTGCTCGCGAAAATCCTGCTCCTGGGCCTGACGGATGCGTTTGCCGTATACGTCCTTATGGCCCTGTTCATGAATGAGAAATGGCTGATTCTCGCCGTTGCCGCCGCCGTAACGGTGCTCATCAACTGGATCTACCTGCGCCGCGGCGGCCTGCCAGCCAAGTACCTGGCCCCCGGTGTTCTTTTCCTGCTCGTTTTTCAGGTCTTTGTGGTGGTGTACAGCGGTTACGTGGCGTTCACCAACTACGGCGACGGGCACAACAGCACCAAGGATGATGCCATTTCCTCCATTTCCATGAGCGCGCAGAAGCGCGTTCCGGATTCGCCGGCCTATCAGGTGTCAGTGGTGGAAAAGGATGACGTCCTGTCCCTGCTGGTCACCGATCCCGACGGCGGCGTGCGCATCGGCACCACCGGCGAACCCCTGGAAGACGTCGAGGACGCGCAAATGGGCGGCACCGGCAAAGCCGTGGGCGCGGACGGCTACCGGACCCTGAACTTCAACGAACTGCTGTCCGTCCAGCAGGACATCACCGCCATCAAGGTTCCGCTTTCGGAAGACCTCGACGACGGCATCCTGCAGACCGCCGACGGTTCCAACGCCTACGTCTTCAAGCCGGTCCTGGTTTACGACGAGGCGGCTGACACCTTCACTGACACCGAGACCGGCGTGGTCTACGCCGACGGCGGTGAAGGCTCCTATGTCTCGGACAACGGCGAACGCCTGGCCACCGGCTGGAAGGTGGGCGTGGGCTTCGACAATTTCAAGACGGCCTTCACCGATCCTGATCTGCGCGGCCCCCTTGTCAGCGTCATCCTCTGGACCTTCACCTTCGCCCTGGGATCGGTGCTGCTCTGCTTCGGACTGGGCCTGTTCCTGGCGCTGACGTTCAACCACCCGAACCTGCGCGGCAAGAAGATTTACCGCACCATCATGATCCTGCCCTACGCGTTCCCGGCGTTCCTTGCCGGACTGGTGTGGTCCGGAATGCTCAACCAGGAATTCGGCTTCATCAACGAAGCACTCTTCGGCGGAGCGGACATCCCCTGGCTGACCGATCCCTGGCTGGCCAAATTCAGCGTGTTGCTCGTGAACACCTGGCTCGGCTTCCCCTATATGTTCCTGGTCTGCACCGGGGCCCTGCAGTCACTGCCGGAGGACGTCAATGAAGCAGCACGCATGGACGGTGCTTCGGCCTGGCGGATCTTCCGTTCCATCAAGCTGCCGCTGCTGCTGGTTTCCACCGCTCCGCTGCTGATCTCCACCTTTGCCTTCAACTTCAACAACTTCAACGTGATCTTCATGCTCACCGGCGGCGGGCCGCGGTTCTCCGACACCAACATGGACATCGGCGCCACGGACCTGCTGATCACCCTGGTCTACAAGGTGGCGTTCGGGCAGGGCTCAGGGCGTGACTACGGCCTGGCCAGCGCCTTGGCGGTCATCATCTTCATCATCGTTGCAGTCATCTCAGCGGTCAGCTTCCGGCAGACCAAGGCGCTGGAGGAAGTGAACTCATGAGCAATTCGACTCTGACCCCGGCAGGCAAGGGCGCCGCGGAACGCACCGCAGGCACCGGCCCGGTTGGGCAGCCGCGCAAAAGCTTTGGACACTGGTTCCGGGACAAGGGCTGGCGCCACCTGGTGGGCGTGGTCATGGGCGTGTTTGCGCTCTTCCCGCTGGCCTACGTGCTCTCAGCCGCGCTGAGCCCCACGGGAACGCTGGTCTCGGCCAACGGCCTGTTCACCACCATCGCGTTCGACAACTTCATCGACCTGTTCTCGGATCCGCAGAAGCCCTTCGCCAAGTGGTTCATGAATACGCTCATCGTCGGGCTGATTACCAGCGCGGGGACCGTCTTCCTCGGCGCCCTGGCCGCTTACTCGTTCTCCCGGATGCGGTTCACCGGCCGCCGGTTCGGGCTGATGAGCCTGATGCTCCTGCAAATGTTCCCGCAGATGCTCGGCGTCGTGGCGATCTTCCTGCTGCTCAGCGGGATCTCCGACGTCGTGCCCTGGCTGGGCCTGGGCAGCCAGACCGGCCTGATCATGGTCTACCTTGGCGGAGCGCTGGGCGTGAACACCTATCTGATGTACGGGTTCTTCAATACTGTGCCGAAGTCCCTGGACGAGGCGGCGCGCATCGACGGCGCCAGCCACGTCCAGATCTTCTTCACGATCATCCTGCGGCTGGTCACTCCCATTCTGGCCATCGTGGGACTGCTGTCCTTCATCACGGCCACCGGCGAATTCCTGATCGCCTCCATTGTCCTGAACGATCCGGACGCCCAAACCCTGGCCGTGGGCCTCTACTCCTTCGTTGGGGACAGCCAGTCCCGCACCTGGGGCGTGTTCGCCGCCGGCGCGGTTCTTGCAGCGCTGCCCGTCATGGCACTGTTCCTGTTCCTGCAGCGGTTCATTTCCTCCGGGCTCACCGCCGGAGCCGTGAAGGGCTAGAACCCCACCACGGGGCGGGGAGTGTAGCCCTGCTCCAGCTCGTCCAGGTCCTCCGGCGAAAGCCGGAGGTCCAGGGCGGCCACCGCATCATCCACGTGCCCGACGTCGGAAGCACCAACCAGCGGCGCGCTCACCACCGGGTGGGCCAAGACCCACGCCAGGGCCACCCGTGCGCGTGGAACGCCGTGGCGCAGCGCCACCCGGAGGACAGCGTCAGCGACGGCCCGGTTGGCATCTTCGGAGCCCGCATAGAGCGAGTGGCCCCGTTCATCCTGCTGCTGCCGCCGGGTGACGTCATCCCACGGTCGTGCCAGCCTGCCCCGGGCCAACGGCGAGTAGGCCAGCACTCCGGTCCCTGTCGCAACGCACAGGGGCAGCATTTCCCGCTCCTCCTCGCGATAGACCAAGTTGTAGTGGGCCTGCATGGTGACGAACGGGGACCATCCGTGCGCCTGCTGCAGGGTCAGCGCCCGGGCAAACTGCCAGGCGTGCATGGTGGAGGCCCCCAGATAACGGACTTTTCCTACCCGCACCAGGCCGTCCAGAGTTTCCAGTGTTTCCTCGAGTGGAGTGGAAGCGTCCCAGCGGTGCACCTGGTAAAGATCGATGTAGTCGGTGCCCAGGCGTTTCAGGCTTTCATCCACCTGCCAGAGGATGTGCTTGCGGGAGAGCCCCCAACCGTTGGGACCGGGCGACATTTCTCCGTGCACCTTGGTGGCGATCACCACTTCTTCCCGCCGCACGTACTTCAGGACGGTGGCGCCGAGGGTGCGCTCGCTGTCCCCCGAGGAGTAGACATTGGCGGTGTCAAAGAAATTGATCCCCAGCTCCACCGCCCGGCGCAGGATGGCCCGGGACTCCGGTTCGTGAAGCGTCCAGCCGTGCATTCCGTGCTGCGGGTTGCCGAAGGTCATGCACCCCAGCCCAACCGCGGAGACCGTGGCTCCCGAGTTGCCCAGTTTCTTGTATCTCATGCCCGGCCCTCATGTTTGAAGATGCTCTGCAGGTTTGAAGCTGTTGCGCAGCCGTCCTGCCGCTGGTAACGGCGATGCTACCGGTGGCCCGCGGCCAAATAACAGGGGACTTGCCCTCCGGACCGCTGCACGGGCTCAACCCCCTGCCTAGGACCGCTTTCCCGGTCCTATACTGAGCCATGCCTACCGCTCAGGAGCCGGAAATCCAGGAGCACGAACCCCGATCCGGCACCACGAATAAGCCCACAACCACTTCCGAAGCGTCAGTATCCGCGCCTGCACAGGGAAAGCCTGCACAGGCGAAGTCCGGGCGCACGAAGCCGGGACAGCCGCGGTCCAGAACTACAAAGCCCGCCGCAGTAAAATCCGTTCCGAAGGAAGCTGCGCGGGCATCCAAGGCCGCGCAGTCTGCCGCGCAGATGGCCGTGCGAGTGGCTGCGAAACAGCCCGCATCGCCGAAGCCCGGCGGCCCTGTCGGGCTGCTTTTGCAGGCCTACCTGCACGGGCAGTTCCTCGCCATGCTGGCCGAGGATCCGAGGATGCGGGCCAACGAGGCGGATGCCGTCCACAAGATGCGGGTCACCACCAGACGGATGCGATCGGCCTTGGGCAGCTACCGCAGCTTTGTGGCCCCGGAGCCGGCGCGTGAAGTGCGGGACGAATTGAAATGGCTGGCGGGAATCCTGGGGGAAGCACGGGATGCGCAGGTGATGCGGTCACGGCTGGACGCTTTGGTGGCGGACCAGCCCGCTGAACTGGTGATGGGGCCGGTGCAGCAGCGCATCGATCAAGAACTGCACGGCGAGTACAAGTCAGCGCACACCGTCGCCATGAAGGCGCTCAACGGCGTCCGGTACCTCCGGCTGCTGGAACAACTGGAAACCCTGGTGACCGCCCCCGGATTCACCCCGAAAGCGGACAGGCCTGCTGCTTCGAGTGCCGGACGCATGCTGAAGCGGGACCGCAAGCGCCTTCATCAGGCGGTTCGGGAAGCCCGCAGGGCAGGCAGTGAGGAACAGCAGTCCGAGTTCCTGCACGAGGCGCGCAAGGACGCCAAACGCCTGCGCTATGCCGCTGAGGTTGCTCAGCCGGTGAGAACCAAGGGGTCCTCCGAACTGATCGCCGGTGCCGAACATCTGCAGAAGATTCTCGGGGAGCACCAGGACAGTGTGGTCAGCCGGGAGTATCTGAGCCGGTGGGGTGCGGGGAGTTCAGGCGCGGGACAGAACGGGTTCACGTACGGCTTGCTGCATGCGCTGGAGGAGAAACGCGGGGAGCGGGCACGGAAACGGTTCCGCAAGGCATGGGCGGGGTTTCCCCGCGTGGTCTGACCCGCTGCCGGCACCCGCACCCTATACCGTCCGGACGGAGGCGCTCTGATGGCTTCGGAATCACCGTGGGCGCCCCTGCGGCGCCGGGCGTTCCTCATCCTCTGGCTGGCGAATATCGGCTCCAGCGTCGGCACGTGGATACAGACGGTGGGAGCTCAGTGGTATCTGGTGGAAAACAGCTCCAATCCTGCGCTGGTGTCCCTGGTGCAGACCGCCAATCTGGCGCCGTCCCTGCTGCTTGGCCTGATCGCCGGTTTCCTTGCCGATGCCTTCAACCGCCGCCGCCTGATCCTCGGGGCAAATCTCTTTGCCGCCGGTGCCGCCAGTCTGCTGACCCTGGTGGCAGCCTTGGGACTGCTGGATGCTGATTCCCTCCTGCTGTACACCTTCCTCATCGGCTGCGGGGTGGCCCTGAGTCAGCCGGCATGGCAGGCCATCAATCCCGACCTGGTGCCACGGGAGGAAATCCGGGCGGCCTCAGCACTGAGCAGCATGGCAGTCAACGGGGCACGGGCGGTGGGTCCGGCGCTGGGCGGCGTGCTCATCTCCCTGTTCGGTCCGGCCTTTGTCTTCGGCCTCAATGCGGTCTCATTCCTGGGTACCGCAGTGGCTGTATATGTGTGGCGGGCGCCCCCGGAACCCGATGATCCCGAACGGATGGGGGAAGCGCTCGCCGCCGGCATGCGCTACATTCGGGCAGCGCCGCGCATCCGCCGCATCCTGCTCCGGACCGCTCTCTTCATGGCACCCGCGAGTGCACTGTACGCGCTGCTGCCGGTGGCCGCGAACGGGCACCTCCGGCTCGGGTCAACCGGTTACGGAGTGCTGCTGGGAGCGATCGGCATCGGCGCCGTCATGGGCGTGATTATGCTTCCCAGAGTGAAGGACCGGGTCCACGACAACCTGATGCTGGGCCTGTCCGCCGTTGTGTTTGGCGCGGCAATCATCGGCGCCGGTTTCCTGCCGGCAGTCCTGCTGGCCATCCTGCTGGTCCTTGCGGGAATTTCCTGGATCGCCACCTTCTCGATCCTCAACAGCGCCATGCAGCTCACGCTGCCCGAATGGGTGCGGGCACGCGGGCTGTCGGTCTACCTGATGGTGACCACCGGGTCCCAGGCCATCGGCGCCGCCGTTTGGGGCTCTTTCGCCACCGCGTTCGGCTACACCCCGGTGCTGGTGGCGGCCGGAACCCTGTTGGTGGCGGCAGGACTGAGCGTGGCCGTACTGCCGCTGCTGCCGCGCACCGGCCGGCTGGACCGGAGCGTCGCTGAGGCGGACCTGGGCATCGAAGCTGCTCAGGAACCCGCGCCCAACGACGGTCCGGTCACCATCCTCACGGCCTACGAGCTGGCCCCCGAAAAGGCTGCCGAGTTTGTGCAGCTGATGCATGAGGTGCGCCTGGCCAGGATGCGCACCGGTGCCCGGGACTGGGAGCTGGTGCATTCGGTGACGGATTCCCGGCAGTTCCGCGAGATTTACGACGTCGCCACGTGGCGGGAGTATCTGCGGCAGGAACAGGAACGCATCACGGGGGAGGACCGGAAGATCATGGACCAGGCGGCGCAGCTAGCCGAGGCAATACCCCGAACCCGCTGGTTCCTCCCGGCATCGGCTTAGCTTTCCGGTCAGTGTCAGCTTTTCGGTCAGCGTCAGTCCCGCGAATCCGTGGCCGCGAGCTGCTCGCGGACCAGCGGCGCAACTTCCGTGCCGTAAAGCCGGATGCAGTTCATCAGGTTTTCGTGCGGGAGGGTGCCCAGGCTGTACTTCATGTCGAAGCGGCTCAGGTCCAGTTCCTTGGCCACCCGGACAATCTTGGCGGCGACCGTTTCGGGGGAACCGATGAACAGTGCGCCGTCGGGGCCGGCGGAGGCCAGGTAGTCGCTGTGGGTGGTGGGGCTCCAGCCGCGCTCGCGGCCGATCCTGTTCTGCATGCGCTCGAAATGCGGCCAGGCTTCCTCCAGTGCCTGCTCGTCGCTGGCGGCAACGTAACCGGGGGAGTGGGCTCCCACCGGAAGCATCGGACGGCCGAACTGGGAAAGGGCCCGCTTGTACAGATCCACGAACGGGGCAAAGCGCGCCGGTTCACCGCCGATGATGGCGAGCATCAGGGGCAGTCCGTAATGGGCGGCCCGCACCACGGACTGTGGCGTGCCGCCGACGGCGATCCACGCCGGGAGTTCGCCTGACGCCGTAGGGGGATACACCCGCTGGTTCTGCAGGGGTGCCCGGGTGCTGCCATTCCAGGTCACTGGATTCTCGCTGCGCAGCCGGGTGAAGAGTTCCAGCTTTTCTTCGAAGAGCTCCTCGTACTGTGCCAGATCCAGCCCAAAGAGCGGAAAGGACTCCGTGAAGGAACCGCGGCCCAGGATCACTTCGGCTCGGCCGTTGGAGACTGCATCCAGAGTGGAAAAGCGCTGAAAGACACGGATCGGATCGTCGGAGCTCAGGACGGTGACCGCCGAACCCAGCCGGATCCGGCTGGTTTGTCCGGCAATGGCTGCCAGGACCACGTCCGGTGCTGAAACGGCAAAGTCCTCGCGGTGGTGTTCACCGACTCCGATGAAGTCAATGCCCACCGAATCCGCCAGGACGGCTTCGGCCACTACGTTGCGCAGCACCTGGTGCTGCGGAAGCCGCTCCCCGTCCGGGTCCGAGGTGACGTCACCAAAGGTATCCAGTCCCAGTTCCAGCTGCCGTCCCATATGAAGCCCGCCATTCCCTCAAAAGTTCATGTATTTGCATCTAGTCTAGCGGCACGGGCCATCCGGCCAAGCCATCTTGTTCCGGAAGGACCGGTGCTTCTTGGGAAAGTGATCTCACAGTGTCGAAGCCCCCGGATTTCATCCAGCCATGACACCAGCAGATAGACTGAGGGACGGTTCCCCGGGCGTTTTTCCGGAACCACTCCGGATCACCCGCAATGGTGCAAGCGATCAAGCGATCAAGCGATTAGTTGAGGTATTTTGCGAGACTTTAGTGCACGCCTGGCCACCGCCGACGAGATGGAAAAGTGGGACAGCCACGTGCAGTCCAACCCGTGCGGCGGGAACGTGCTGCAGTCCGCTTCCTACGCCGAGGTTAAGTCCCGCCATGGCTGGAATCCCATCCATCTGGTGTTCACGGGCCGCGGTTACACGACGTACAACCTGGCCATAGAGAAGAAGGTCCCCGGACTGGGCAGCCTCTGGTACCTCATCAAGGGCCCAGACGTCGCGGAGCCGGCCCACGTCCCCGAGGTCCTCGATGCGCTGCGCCGGTTTATCAAAGAAACCAAGAGGAACGTGTTCGCCGTCAAGGTGGAACCTGACATTGTGGACAGCCCCGAGGTGCGTGCCCAGTTCGAGGGTGCCGGCCTGGTGAAGACCTTCAACCTGCAGCCCAATGACTCCACGGCCCTTCTGGACACCACACCGGACACCGAGCAGCTGCTGAAAAACCTCTCCTCCCGCGGACGCAACGCGGTCCGCCGGGCCATTCGCGAGGGGGCCGACGTTCGGCGGGTCGAGCCGACCGAAGAGAATATGCGCATCATGTACCGGCTCATGAGCCACATCGAGGACCGTTCTTCGGCCCGGATGCGCTCCTATGAGTACTACCACCGCTTCTGGTCCAACTTCGTGGCGGCGGGCCAGGGCCGGTTCTACTTCGCGTTTGAAGAGGGCGAACCCACCGTCGGTGCATTTGTCATCGCCTACGGCAAGAAGGGAACCTACAAGGACGGCGGGTC
This genomic interval from Arthrobacter sunyaminii contains the following:
- a CDS encoding LacI family DNA-binding transcriptional regulator, which translates into the protein MAGIKDVAARAGVSSATVSRTLSGNGKVSESTRRRVQAAADELGYVLSYNASSLASGRSRNIGIVMPTVGRWYFSQVLEGAAAALIDAGYDLTLYNTSDGPGHRESVLTEMLRRKRLDAVIAVALKLTDEELAQLHAVGKPIVAIGGPLPGTHTIRVDEASISMLATDHLVSLGHTRIAHIGGGEELERDFRLGSTRRDGYERAMARAGLECLHINSPDFSVASGVEAAKSLLAAPHNPPTGIFCASDELAIGAILAAKGLGLRVPEDLSVIGIDGHELGEVFGLTTISQDPKGQGAAAVAAVLSLLAKKPLEADWIQRFYPTDFVVRSSTSVPSELRR
- a CDS encoding glycoside hydrolase family 13 protein; the encoded protein is MLSDVISSPGPDANPALVPLHAASSEHDRQWWRSSVIYQVYPRSFRDLSGDGIGDLPGITAEMASLAELDIDALWLSPFYRSPQNDAGYDVADYCSVDPLFGTLDDFDALVDAASGHGIRIIVDLVPNHCSNEHALFQAALAAPPNSPERDMFIFRDGAGENGDAPPNNWQSHFGGSAWTRTNNTDGTPGQWYLHLFDSSQPDFNWDNPAVRAEFERVLRFWLDRGVGGFRVDVAHALIKKSDLPDWGGRADGCSSEGFPGHEAPMFGQPEVHDIFRSWRKLLDEYDGERVLCAEATIDPLDRLSDWVRSDEMHQTFNFAYLNHEWNAGAVRHVVGSSLEAFDKVGAPTTWVLSNHDVVRHATRFGIEGHQERPGDGLGPEDPQPNYELGLSRARAASLLMLALPGGVYLYQGEELGLPDHTTMPHDFRQDPSYHRTGGARLGRDGCRVPLPWHAASDSFGFSSTGAAWLPQPADWALLARDAQREDPASTLNLYRSALAVRREYALGAGSLAWWPDVDGESVVAFLNGNVLVVLNMGSEPVDLPAGEVLVASEAGAAAGGILAPNHAVWLRLS
- a CDS encoding sugar ABC transporter substrate-binding protein encodes the protein MKVHTTGTTAFGRRSFALGAVSVTAALVLSACGGGDAAESSDSTDLASAGATTLTMWVDAERSPALTDVTAQFKEDTGIEIKLVTKDFEQVSDDFITQVPTGKGPDLIVGPHDWLGKFVQNGVIAPIELGDKAADFQESSVAAMTYEGSTYGVPYSIENIGLLRNADLVPEPATTMDEVIANGKAAVEKGAEFPFLVGMDPKQGDPYHLYPFQTSMGVPVFGTDETGGYDASKLELGNENGAAFAAKVKEWGEGGAGILNSNITADIAKEKFNAGASPYFLTGPWNVPLAQEAGINVVVDPLPTTGDQPAQPFIGVNGFFISSKSQNSLAATEFALNYLTTEAVQDAMFEGGGRPPALTASFEKAAEDPIVEAFGKIGADGVPMPAIPEMGAVWADWGGTELALIKGQGDPAESWAKMVSNVEAKIAK
- a CDS encoding ABC transporter permease subunit, encoding MVDQLDTPVRSRTPAAQKKPRRSPDSTAGLLAKILLLGLTDAFAVYVLMALFMNEKWLILAVAAAVTVLINWIYLRRGGLPAKYLAPGVLFLLVFQVFVVVYSGYVAFTNYGDGHNSTKDDAISSISMSAQKRVPDSPAYQVSVVEKDDVLSLLVTDPDGGVRIGTTGEPLEDVEDAQMGGTGKAVGADGYRTLNFNELLSVQQDITAIKVPLSEDLDDGILQTADGSNAYVFKPVLVYDEAADTFTDTETGVVYADGGEGSYVSDNGERLATGWKVGVGFDNFKTAFTDPDLRGPLVSVILWTFTFALGSVLLCFGLGLFLALTFNHPNLRGKKIYRTIMILPYAFPAFLAGLVWSGMLNQEFGFINEALFGGADIPWLTDPWLAKFSVLLVNTWLGFPYMFLVCTGALQSLPEDVNEAARMDGASAWRIFRSIKLPLLLVSTAPLLISTFAFNFNNFNVIFMLTGGGPRFSDTNMDIGATDLLITLVYKVAFGQGSGRDYGLASALAVIIFIIVAVISAVSFRQTKALEEVNS
- a CDS encoding sugar ABC transporter permease; translation: MSNSTLTPAGKGAAERTAGTGPVGQPRKSFGHWFRDKGWRHLVGVVMGVFALFPLAYVLSAALSPTGTLVSANGLFTTIAFDNFIDLFSDPQKPFAKWFMNTLIVGLITSAGTVFLGALAAYSFSRMRFTGRRFGLMSLMLLQMFPQMLGVVAIFLLLSGISDVVPWLGLGSQTGLIMVYLGGALGVNTYLMYGFFNTVPKSLDEAARIDGASHVQIFFTIILRLVTPILAIVGLLSFITATGEFLIASIVLNDPDAQTLAVGLYSFVGDSQSRTWGVFAAGAVLAALPVMALFLFLQRFISSGLTAGAVKG
- a CDS encoding aldo/keto reductase, which produces MRYKKLGNSGATVSAVGLGCMTFGNPQHGMHGWTLHEPESRAILRRAVELGINFFDTANVYSSGDSERTLGATVLKYVRREEVVIATKVHGEMSPGPNGWGLSRKHILWQVDESLKRLGTDYIDLYQVHRWDASTPLEETLETLDGLVRVGKVRYLGASTMHAWQFARALTLQQAHGWSPFVTMQAHYNLVYREEEREMLPLCVATGTGVLAYSPLARGRLARPWDDVTRRQQQDERGHSLYAGSEDANRAVADAVLRVALRHGVPRARVALAWVLAHPVVSAPLVGASDVGHVDDAVAALDLRLSPEDLDELEQGYTPRPVVGF
- a CDS encoding CHAD domain-containing protein, with the translated sequence MAAKQPASPKPGGPVGLLLQAYLHGQFLAMLAEDPRMRANEADAVHKMRVTTRRMRSALGSYRSFVAPEPAREVRDELKWLAGILGEARDAQVMRSRLDALVADQPAELVMGPVQQRIDQELHGEYKSAHTVAMKALNGVRYLRLLEQLETLVTAPGFTPKADRPAASSAGRMLKRDRKRLHQAVREARRAGSEEQQSEFLHEARKDAKRLRYAAEVAQPVRTKGSSELIAGAEHLQKILGEHQDSVVSREYLSRWGAGSSGAGQNGFTYGLLHALEEKRGERARKRFRKAWAGFPRVV